Proteins encoded together in one Lathyrus oleraceus cultivar Zhongwan6 chromosome 5, CAAS_Psat_ZW6_1.0, whole genome shotgun sequence window:
- the LOC127082246 gene encoding uncharacterized protein LOC127082246 produces MTHKHAFEALEKTLKYVMSTYINSNDVFGGKVVVFGGDFRQILSVVPRGSHFDIFHSTINSSYIRSSVQVLNLTKNMWLYCGPSEQDKREIADFSDWLLKIGEGKVSEPNNGFAGIDIPPIF; encoded by the coding sequence ATGACACACAAGCATGCTTTTGAAGCACTTGAAAAAACATTGAAGTATGTTATGAGTACCTACATTAATTCAAATGATGTGTTTGGTGGCAAGGTAGTTGTATTTGGTGGTGATTTTAGACAAATTTTGTCAGTTGTTCCTAGAGGGAGTCATTTTGATATCTTCCACTCTACGATAAATTCTTCTTATATACGGTCTTCTGTTCAAGTTTTAAATTTAACCAAAAACATGTGGCTATATTGTGGGCCAAGTGAACAAGATAAAAGAGAAATTGCTGACTTTTCAGATTGGCTTTTGAAAATTGGTGAAGGAAAAGTTTCAGAGCCAAACAACGGTTTTGCCGGAATTGACATACCTCCGATCTTTTAA
- the LOC127082247 gene encoding uncharacterized protein LOC127082247 — protein MKRETQEFIRQCVVCQQTKYSTQKPGGLLQPLPLPQHIWEDISMDFITGLPPSKGFTVIMVVVDRFSKAIHLGALATGFTAYKVAELFVSIVCKHHGLPKSIISDRDSIFISRFWKDLFTFSGTLLRMSSAYHPQTDGQAKWVALLPWAEYHYNTSVHTASGLSPFQVMFGKLPPSISPYIAGSSSIDACDSVLQSRDEILHLLPKVGHVAYKLELPSHSRIHNVFHSSLLKLHEGVPPTVIDQIPHDSINNHPVVTPLAVLEFQTRLIEGIPTRFALVQWQRLSPDDTSWENWEELRRDYNLEDKVDFVGGSIDTGKPIRDDIGPIREVENNQEQGPRTKRIIKIPKRLEDYVTILTASEEKI, from the exons ATGAAGCGAGAAACGCAGGAGTTCATTCGGCAATGTGTTGTTTGTCAGCAAACAAAATACTCAACCCAGAAACCAGGTGGACTGTTACAGCCTCTCCCACTTCCTCAACACATTTGGGAAGACATTTCCATGGATTTCATAACGGGGTTGCCTCCCTCTAAGGGATTCACTGTGATCATGGTGGTAGTTGATAGATTTTCTAAGGCAATTCATCTAGGAGCGCTAGCTACTGGGTTCACTGCATACAAGGTAGCAGAGTTATTTGTTTCCATTGTCTGTAAACATCATGGCCTTCCAAAGAGTATTATTTCCGATCGTGACTCGATTTTTATCAGTCGCTTTTGGAAGGACCTTTTTACATTCAGTGGTACCTTGTTAAGGATGAGTTCTGCGTATCACCCTCAAACCGACGGTCAGGCAAAG TGGGTCGCTTTACTTCCTTGGGCTGAATATCATTATAACACTTCTGTGCACACTGCATCGGGTTTATCCCCCTTCCAAGTGATGTTTGGAAAATTGCCCCCATCGATCTCGCCTTACATTGCAGGTTCATCGTCGATTGATGCTTGTGATTCTGTGTTGCAATCCCGTGACGAAATTCTTCACTTACTGC CCAAAGTCGGTCATGTGGCTTACAAACTGGAGCTGCCCAGTCATTCTCGCATTCATAATGTATTCCATTCTTCTCTTTTGAAGCTTCATGAGGGAGTACCTCCGACTGTTATTGATCAAATTCCCCATGACTCAATTAACAATCACCCTGTGGTTACTCCTTTGGCTGTACTGGAATTTCAGACAAGACTCATAGAGGGAATTCCCACGCGTTTCGCTCTGGTACAGTGGCAGAGACTGTCGCCTGATGATACATCATGGGAAAATTGGGAAGAGTTGCGTCGTGACTACAACCTTGAGGACAAGGTTGATTTTGTTGGGGGGAGTATTGATACGGGCAAGCCCATTAGAGATGACATTGGCCCAATAAGGGAAGTGGAAAACAATCAAGAGCAAGGCCCAAGGACAAAAAGAATAATCAAAATTCCTAAAAGGTTGGAGGATTATGTGACTATTTTGACAGCTAGTGAAGAAAAGATCTAG